Proteins from a genomic interval of Arvicola amphibius chromosome 17, mArvAmp1.2, whole genome shotgun sequence:
- the LOC119803354 gene encoding olfactory receptor 6C6-like, with amino-acid sequence MKNQSVEIVFILLGLTDDPPLQILIFLFLFINYILSLMGNLVIILLTLLDPHLKTPMYFFLRNFSFLEMAFTSACIPRFLVSILTGDKTISYNACAAQLFFFFLLLITEFYLLAAMSYDRYVAICRPLHYPIIMNSKVCHLLVISSWVTGFLVIFPPLMLGLKLDFCASKTIDHFLCDTSPVLQLSCTDTRLIEWMAFALAVMTLVITLILVILSYTLIIKTILKFPTAQQRRKAFSTCSSHMVVVSITYGSCIFMYMKTSAKERVTLNKGVAVLNTSVAPLLNPFIYTLRNQQVKDAFKQVLQRLCSFQNNELIFKHK; translated from the coding sequence atgaagaaccaATCTGTGGAGATAGTGTTCATTTTGTTGGGACTGACAGATGACCCGCCACTACAAATTctgattttcctgtttctgtttatcAATTACATCTTGAGTCTGATGGGGAACTTAGTGATCATCCTCCTCACCCTGCTGGATCCTCACCTCAAGACTCCAATGTACTTCTTCCTCCGGAATTTCTCCTTCCTAGAAATGGCATTCACGTCTGCCTGTATTCCTCGGTTCTTAGTGAGCATTCTCACTGGTGACAAAACAATTTCCTACAATGCTTGTGCAGCTCAattattcttcttctttctgttacTAATCACAGAGTTCTACCTCCTGGCAGCCAtgtcctatgaccgctatgttgcCATCTGCAGACCACTGCATTACCCCATCATCATGAACAGCAAAGTGTGTCACCTGCTGGTCATCAGCTCCTGGGTGACTGGGTTCTTAGTCATTTTTCCCCCTTTGATGTTGGGACTCAAACTGGATTTCTGTGCTTCCAAAACCATAGACCACTTCCTATGTGACACTTCCCCTGTCCTCCAGCTGTCCTGCACAGACACACGCTTAATAGAGTGGATGGCTTTTGCCTTAGCTGTGATGACACTAGTCATCACCTTGATCTTAGTGATCCTCTCCTACACACTCATCATCAAAACCATCCTAAAGTTCCCTACAGCTCAGCAACGGAGAAAGGCCTTTTCCACCTGCTCCTCACACATGGTGGTTGTCTCCATCACTTATGGCAGCTGTATCTTCATGTACATGAAAACATCAGCCAAGGAGAGGGTGACTTTAAACAAAGGTGTGGCTGTGCTCAACACTTCTGTGGCCCCTTTGCTAAACCCATTCATTTACACCCTAAGGAACCAGCAGGTGAAGGATGCGTTCAAACAGGTCCTTCAAAGATTGTGCTCTTTTCAAAACAATGAGTTAATTTTTAAGCATAAATAG